One Vicinamibacteria bacterium genomic region harbors:
- a CDS encoding sialidase family protein, with protein sequence RQNEPVIGASSVNAEHLLAAANDYRTIDVADDFGLGETNEGFFQSLVASVSHTFAKWLGIPSGGKGLGSPAAVPDAWIGVYRSCNRGQTWVGSLVPGSPNDVSPASLASPLRGLETASDPWLVPAHDGLMYLGGLAFTREGLSKIFVARYTDRNNLEGGNCFVYDFTTVVAEGAKKASSRFVDKPAMAVDVPRGGAAFGSVYIAYAEFQRNMTRASIQFAFSTDGGRSFSSPKKLSDGLMLSQGVALAVNPTDGTVYVVWRDFLTNQIYFTSSQSFAPAMATTIPSGRKRDEGGSGSRPMFAKPRPITPGPIQAFDQPTDFDQFRTNGFPSIAADGNTIMVVWQELVNSVGVPDPLGSPRIVLSLSRDRGRTWTAQRATDIAPRIEEEFQPGLGDIIERPAGPQVMPTISHSAGQWMLSYYESRDPNLGLDGYLSGVERQLDVRAVLLDRETGQPIGSSVQVSQYSVAPGVEPRILEINEGYPAVHRANLTMFRAGTVPFDGDYISLTPAVPLVKTNQTWASPISPEDVPGQSFHEIHTDNRNVVFPGGDILGSWDQYTSPGSGALSCLNPGSRNQDIYTSEITADIIASSPSIFKPLLQPDGTPMPRTFVVYVENRTAESRLVNLEAFGNEPGTLVSFDQEDDGMSSLADDFEILPFSTMTRTVYVRSVVIDGSARVDVRDAFSQELLARVVLNKAPSAFALANSGIASSEFHAPRLSNPRLSNLGPSNPRLSNLSVSSPRLSNPRLSNEALPDSALATTQTSVTVTNEGNTTSVFSLLTALPNADELLASGKYAFQVIVQRTASAPGVGMLDPTCSPVVVLQDEVISSVADPRLSNTGDPNPRLSNPRLSNTTFYLEPAEGASGPVADPGNEDQH encoded by the coding sequence GCGGCAAAACGAGCCGGTGATCGGCGCGTCGAGCGTCAACGCGGAGCACCTGCTAGCGGCCGCCAACGACTACCGCACCATAGACGTCGCCGACGATTTCGGCCTGGGGGAGACGAACGAGGGATTCTTCCAGTCGCTGGTCGCTTCTGTCTCTCACACTTTCGCGAAATGGTTGGGCATTCCCAGCGGGGGAAAGGGGCTCGGCTCACCCGCGGCCGTTCCGGATGCCTGGATCGGTGTATACCGCTCATGCAACCGGGGGCAGACCTGGGTTGGCAGCCTCGTGCCCGGCTCTCCCAACGACGTATCTCCCGCGTCGCTTGCCTCGCCCCTGCGCGGCCTGGAGACGGCGAGCGATCCGTGGCTCGTACCGGCCCACGACGGCTTGATGTATCTGGGGGGGCTCGCTTTCACACGAGAGGGCCTCAGCAAGATCTTCGTGGCGCGATACACCGACCGCAACAACCTCGAGGGCGGGAACTGCTTCGTTTATGACTTCACGACCGTCGTCGCCGAGGGAGCGAAAAAAGCATCTTCCAGGTTCGTGGACAAGCCCGCGATGGCGGTCGACGTCCCTCGGGGAGGTGCCGCTTTCGGTAGTGTCTATATAGCCTACGCCGAGTTCCAGAGAAACATGACCCGCGCGAGCATCCAGTTCGCATTCTCGACGGACGGAGGCCGGAGCTTCTCCTCGCCCAAGAAACTCAGCGATGGGCTCATGTTGAGCCAGGGGGTGGCCCTTGCGGTGAACCCGACCGACGGTACCGTCTACGTCGTCTGGCGGGATTTCCTCACCAACCAGATCTACTTCACCAGCTCGCAGAGCTTTGCCCCTGCGATGGCGACGACGATCCCGTCCGGTCGAAAAAGAGATGAGGGTGGCAGTGGCTCGCGACCCATGTTCGCAAAGCCCCGACCCATCACGCCGGGCCCCATCCAGGCGTTCGATCAACCAACGGATTTCGATCAGTTCAGGACGAACGGCTTTCCGAGCATCGCCGCCGATGGAAACACAATCATGGTCGTCTGGCAGGAGCTCGTGAATTCCGTCGGTGTCCCCGATCCGTTGGGAAGCCCACGTATCGTCTTGTCGTTGTCTCGAGACCGGGGACGAACGTGGACCGCTCAGCGGGCCACCGACATCGCGCCGCGCATCGAAGAGGAGTTCCAACCGGGCCTCGGCGACATCATCGAGCGACCAGCAGGACCGCAGGTCATGCCCACCATCTCGCATAGCGCGGGACAATGGATGCTCTCTTATTATGAGTCTCGAGATCCGAACCTCGGGCTCGACGGATACCTGAGCGGCGTCGAAAGGCAGCTGGACGTGCGCGCGGTGCTCCTGGATCGGGAAACGGGTCAGCCGATCGGGTCCTCGGTTCAAGTCTCTCAGTACTCTGTCGCCCCGGGTGTGGAGCCTAGGATTCTGGAGATCAACGAGGGATATCCGGCGGTTCATCGCGCCAATCTGACGATGTTCCGCGCGGGAACCGTTCCGTTCGATGGCGATTACATATCCCTTACGCCGGCCGTTCCGCTCGTCAAGACGAATCAAACCTGGGCGTCGCCGATTTCACCGGAAGACGTCCCCGGCCAGTCCTTCCACGAGATTCATACCGACAATCGCAACGTCGTCTTTCCTGGGGGCGATATTCTCGGCAGTTGGGACCAGTACACGTCTCCGGGCTCGGGAGCGCTCTCCTGTCTCAACCCGGGCTCGCGAAACCAGGACATCTACACCAGCGAGATCACGGCCGACATCATCGCTTCGAGCCCCAGCATCTTCAAGCCGTTGCTCCAGCCGGATGGCACGCCGATGCCGCGAACTTTCGTTGTCTACGTGGAGAACCGGACAGCGGAGTCCCGCCTCGTCAACCTGGAAGCCTTTGGCAACGAGCCCGGCACCCTCGTCTCCTTCGATCAGGAGGACGACGGCATGTCTTCCCTCGCGGACGACTTCGAGATCCTGCCCTTCTCGACCATGACTCGAACCGTTTACGTGAGGTCCGTCGTGATCGATGGCTCGGCTCGCGTGGACGTGCGCGACGCGTTCTCGCAGGAGCTTCTCGCCCGCGTGGTCTTGAACAAAGCGCCCTCCGCCTTCGCCCTTGCGAACAGCGGCATCGCGAGCAGCGAGTTTCACGCGCCCCGGCTATCGAACCCGAGGCTCTCGAATCTGGGCCCGAGCAACCCGAGGCTCTCGAATCTGTCGGTTTCATCTCCTCGGCTCTCCAATCCGCGCCTTTCCAACGAAGCTCTCCCCGACAGCGCGCTTGCGACCACGCAGACCAGCGTCACCGTCACCAACGAGGGCAACACCACGAGCGTCTTCAGCCTCCTTACGGCGCTTCCCAACGCCGACGAGCTGCTCGCAAGCGGCAAGTACGCTTTTCAGGTCATCGTCCAGAGAACAGCCTCGGCGCCGGGAGTCGGGATGCTCGATCCGACGTGCTCGCCAGTCGTTGTGCTTCAGGACGAGGTCATCTCGAGTGTGGCCGATCCTCGCCTTTCGAACACGGGCGACCCCAATCCCCGACTTTCGAATCCGCGACTGAGCAACACCACGTTCTATCTCGAGCCGGCCGAAGGTGCTTCGGGCCCGGTTGCGGATCCGGGAAACGAGGACCAGCACG